One region of Nitrospiria bacterium genomic DNA includes:
- a CDS encoding M20/M25/M40 family metallo-hydrolase yields the protein MIQRDRLVQHLLDLIRIDSPSRKERKVALRLKNDLETMGANVVFDKAGEKINGSIGNLVAHFKGSGQKASPFLLSAHMDTVQPGEGIKPRIDEDTIRTDGTTVLGGDDKSGIAIVCEAIRSLQEENIPHGDLELVFTICEEDGLQGAKNLDISLLKSRFGLVFDSDAAGILFTKAPASDRMEFTVHGLEAHAGMCPERGLNAIQIASEAIANMRLGRLDEDTTANIGVIQGGLAPNIVAKQVFIKAEARSHSNEKLSAQTKHMRKCLQDAVGRHSVVVDGITHISRLEEKVWRDYERIDIQDDSPIVQLVLNAAHNLGQNIETRKMGGGCDASALNQRGFQVANLGTGMHDIHTVNEWLDIPEMCRTASIVEEILKLHAKG from the coding sequence AAAGAACGGAAGGTGGCCTTGCGCTTAAAAAATGACCTGGAAACAATGGGGGCAAACGTTGTTTTTGATAAAGCAGGAGAGAAAATAAACGGGAGTATCGGAAATCTTGTTGCCCATTTTAAAGGATCGGGTCAAAAGGCTTCCCCATTTCTTTTATCTGCCCATATGGATACGGTTCAACCCGGAGAAGGAATTAAACCCAGAATCGATGAAGATACCATCCGAACGGATGGAACCACCGTTTTAGGCGGTGACGACAAATCAGGGATTGCAATTGTCTGTGAGGCTATCCGCTCCCTTCAGGAGGAAAATATTCCCCATGGGGATTTAGAATTGGTCTTCACCATTTGTGAGGAAGATGGCCTCCAGGGGGCCAAAAATCTCGATATCTCCCTTCTTAAATCCCGTTTCGGTTTAGTATTTGACAGTGATGCCGCGGGAATACTTTTTACAAAAGCACCTGCCTCCGACAGGATGGAGTTTACGGTTCATGGCTTGGAGGCTCATGCCGGAATGTGCCCTGAAAGAGGGCTGAACGCCATTCAAATTGCCAGTGAGGCCATAGCCAACATGCGCCTGGGTAGATTAGATGAGGACACCACAGCCAATATCGGGGTTATTCAAGGGGGGTTAGCCCCCAACATCGTTGCCAAACAGGTTTTTATTAAGGCCGAGGCGAGAAGTCACAGCAATGAAAAGCTTTCTGCCCAAACCAAGCATATGCGGAAATGCTTGCAGGACGCGGTTGGCCGACATTCCGTTGTTGTCGACGGCATTACTCATATTTCTCGTTTAGAAGAAAAAGTATGGCGTGATTACGAACGGATCGATATCCAAGACGACTCCCCCATCGTTCAATTGGTCTTGAATGCCGCGCACAATTTAGGACAAAATATTGAAACACGGAAGATGGGGGGCGGATGTGATGCCAGTGCACTTAACCAAAGGGGTTTTCAAGTCGCAAACCTGGGTACCGGAATGCATGATATTCATACGGTTAACGAATGGCTGGATATTCCAGAAATGTGCAGAACAGCTTCGATTGTGGAAGAAATTTTAAAACTTCACGCGAAAGGTTAA